GCATAACCGGATAAATTAAAATCATGTTTATCGCTGTTATTAGCGCCATCGGCAGCGTAAACGCTCCCGGCGAAACCAGGTAAAAAAAGGGATCGAAAACAAAGACTGCCACTAAGAATAAAAAAGTCATAGCCAGAAACATTAGTAATCTTTTGTTAGTAAGAGGCCGACTAACTCTAAATAGAATAGCCAAACCGGTAATTCCCGCAGCAATCACCGATAAAGTTGATTTTTCCTGATAGGATAAACCCAAATAGTCTCCAACAAACATAATCACTAGTACATTAATAACAATCGCCAGTGCACCTGGTAAAGCTTTTCGAATGACTGTTTCCAGAAAATTACCACTAACCCGATTACGATTAGGCTCAAGGGCCAAATATACCGAAGGAATTCCCGTTGTTAAAGCACCAACCAGGGTCAACTGAATTGGAACGAAGGGATAAGCCTGATTGGCTACCAAAAGAATAATAGCCAACATTAACGAGAATAAGGTTTTGACTAAGAACAAGGACGCCGCGCGACTGATATTATTTATTACCCGGCGTCCTTCCATCAGGACACGGGTAAAACCGGAAAAATCAGAATCTAAAAGCACAACCTGGGAAACCTGACGCACAGCGTCGCTTCCTTTAGCCATTGCAATACTGCAATCAGCTTCTCGAAGTGCCAGTATATCATTGACCCCATCACCGGTCATTGCAACAGTATGTCCCTTTTCTTTAAGAGTTTTTATAATTAGTTGTTTCTGATTTGGACTTACCCGACCAAAAACGCTGTACTTAAGTGCTGCCTGGACAACCGCATCGTCGGTTTCTAAGATTTTACAATCAATATATGAATTCCAACGCAAAAGACCTGCCCTTCTGGCAACTTGAGCAACAGTCAGGGGATTGTCTCCGGAAATCACCTTAATTGATACACCCTGATTAGCAAAATATTCCAGCGTTCTTTTGGCTTCTTTTCTAATTTTATCCCCTAATAAAATCAGGGCAACAATATTCAGATTTTCTGGCAATTCAGCCTTTTCGCCGAATGGTTCGTCCGAATGACAAAGACATAAAACACGCTGACCTTCACGGGCATAGCCTTCCACTTTATCACGAATCTCGTCATATCGGTTTTTCAGCACAAATTCGGGTGCACCGATCACATAACTTCCAATCCCCTTAAAATGCGCACCACTATATTTACGCTCTGAGGAAAAGTGAATTACCTCGTCACAGTCCCAATTTTGGACTTCACCCTGAAAAGATTCCCGCAAAGCTTTTGCTGTCGGGTTTTCATCTTTGACATTAGCAACAAGGGCGCGTAAGGCTTTAACTGGATTTTTTTCAGCCAAAAGGGTCTCAACCGATAAAACCTCCATATTTCCTTCCGTGATAGTACCGGTTTTATCCAAACACAAGACATCCACCCGGGCCAGAGTCTCAATCGCATAAAGTTCTGATACCAGTATTTGATGACGTCCCAATCGAATCACCCCCACTGCCAGCGCCACACTGGTTAGCAGTACCAAACCCTGGGGAATCATTCCAATTATGGCCGCAACAACAGAAACTACCGCCGTTTCCAGGGGAAGATCCTGTACAAAAATTTGCTTGTAAAAAAGAAGCAGTCCAATCGGTACAATTAAAGCCCCAACTACCCGAACAATCAGCCTCAGCAATCTCATGATTTCAGAATCAGATACTTTTACAGCCTTAACCTGATCAATCAGCTGAGAAGCATAATTCTGGGATCCTACAGCTGTTGCACAAACATAAGCCTGCCCTGAAACAACAAAACTGCCTGATAACAGCGATTCACCCTTAAGCTTGGAAATGGTATCCGATTCACCTGTAAGTAACGCCTCATTAACTTCCAGTTCTCCCTCTAAAACAATAGAATCAGTGGGGATCTGGTTTCCTGCTTTTAATAGAATTATTTCATCAAGAACAATATCTTCAAAACCTAACTCGATTATTTTTCCATCGCGCAAAACAGACGCAAGCGGCTGAGTCATCAATGTCAGTCGATCTACCGTTTGCTTGGCTTTGACTTCCTGAACAATGCCGATAATCGTATTAATCACAACAATATTGATAAACAGCAGATTTTTATATGAGCCGACAGAAAAAACCATTAGAGCCAGGATCAGATTTAAAAGATTAAATAAGCTTAGCGTATTTTCACGTATAATCCGACCAACGGTTCTGGTTTTCGATTCGGGTTGTTGATTAACTTTTCCTTCCCGGATTCTTTCTTCAACCTGTTTTCCAGTAAGACCAGTTTCAGGATTGATTTTATTTATCAATACATGCCTCCTGCCAAAAATAATTGCTGCATTATAACATTTGAGTCTTAAATAATCCTAGCAACAGCGCCAATCATTGATCCTAAACCTTTTTTAAATCCGGCTATGCTCCTATCCATAAGTAATAAAAACCGGATCTATGCCTGAGCTTACACAGAAAAAACCCGCACCAATTAATAATCTTAATTGGTGCGGGTTAAAATTTATGCCAGTTTTTCTTTAACTGCCTGATTGACAAGTTTTCCATCTGCCCGGCCTTTGACCTTCGGCATCAGGGCCCCCATCACTTTACCCATATCTTTTATATCTCTTGCTCCAGTTTCCTGAATCGTCTCATCGACAATCACCTTGATTTCATCAAGGGTTAACTGTGTAGGAAGGTAGCTCTCAATAATGGCAATTTCAGCCTGAGCCTGTTGGATTAAATCATCTCTTTGAGCTTTCTCAAACTCTGCCAGCCCATCCCGGCGCTGTTTTAACTGTTTTGCAATGATTTCAATGACCTGTTCTTCAGTCAATTCCGTTTTCTGATCCTTTTCCACCTGCAAAATTGCAGCTCGAATCATTGTCACGGTCGACTTGCGAACCTTATCTTTTTCCTTCATTGCCGTTTTTAAGTCAGCCTGTAATTGATCCTTTAATGCCAATTAGTCACATCCTATCTTTTTTTCATCTTTCTTTTTCTAGCAGCTTCTGATTTTCTTTTACGCTTTACGCTTGGTTTTTCGTAATGCTCTCTTTTTCGAATTTCAGACATAACTCCTGCCATGGCTGTTTTACGCTTAAAGCGTCTTAACGCGCTTTCTAATGTTTCATTTTCTTTAATTCTAACCTCAGACATTTTCAACCCCCCCCTCTAATCCGATGATAATTTCCGGAACAATGCATTCTTAGTATGAGTCAAACTATATTATATCGAATTTTTGCAGCACTGTCAAACAATAAATCAGCCTGGCGGCCATAACATGGGTCGACCTCCCAATAAATGATAATGCAAATGCGGGACCGTCTGGTTACCATCCTGGCCACAATTATTTACCAGTCTAAAACCAGTCTCGGCAATCCCTAATTTTAATGCAATCCGGTTCGCTACACTGTGAATATGTCCAATAATCTCATCTCCAGCTGAAACTGACAGAATCGATTCGTAATGCGTTTTTGGTATTATCACAACATGAACAGGTGCTTGCGGCGCAATATCATTAAAGGCCAACACCAGATCATCTTCGTACACCTTTTCCGACGGCAGTTCATCTTTTACTATTTTACAAAATATACAATCCTGCGACATAAAAGTCCTCCTTAAAAAATGGTACCGGTCAAATAATTCAAATGCTCATCATATAATACCGTAACTTCAATGATTTTACCATTAATTTTTTGATTTGATTGAATCTTAACGGGAATATAATTATCAGTATGACCTTCATATTCGTCTTGATTTTGACTTTGTTCCACAAGTACATTCAGTTTTCTTCGATCATTTTTCTTTAAAAAAGCCTGTTCCATAGCAGTTCCGCATTCGCTTAATGCCATGGCTCGCTCATTTTTCACATTCTCATTAACCTGACCGGGATAATCGGCAGCTGGTGTTCCCTGGCGTTTGGAATACTTGAAAATATGCATCTGATAAAAGCCAATTTTTTTCACAAATAAGAGGGTTTCGTCAAATTCCTGTTTGGTTTCCCCTGGAAAGCCCACCATTACATCTGTCGTTAAAGCAGCATCTGGAAAAGTACTTCTAATCAATTCTACAGTTTCTTGAAAAGCTTTTGTATCGTAACGCCGCTTCATCCTTTTAAGTACTCCATCCGATCCACTTTGCAATGAAAGGTGAAAATGAGGACAAAAGTGTTTAAGTTCTCTTAAACGT
This genomic interval from Eubacteriaceae bacterium ES3 contains the following:
- a CDS encoding HAD-IC family P-type ATPase, which codes for MINKINPETGLTGKQVEERIREGKVNQQPESKTRTVGRIIRENTLSLFNLLNLILALMVFSVGSYKNLLFINIVVINTIIGIVQEVKAKQTVDRLTLMTQPLASVLRDGKIIELGFEDIVLDEIILLKAGNQIPTDSIVLEGELEVNEALLTGESDTISKLKGESLLSGSFVVSGQAYVCATAVGSQNYASQLIDQVKAVKVSDSEIMRLLRLIVRVVGALIVPIGLLLFYKQIFVQDLPLETAVVSVVAAIIGMIPQGLVLLTSVALAVGVIRLGRHQILVSELYAIETLARVDVLCLDKTGTITEGNMEVLSVETLLAEKNPVKALRALVANVKDENPTAKALRESFQGEVQNWDCDEVIHFSSERKYSGAHFKGIGSYVIGAPEFVLKNRYDEIRDKVEGYAREGQRVLCLCHSDEPFGEKAELPENLNIVALILLGDKIRKEAKRTLEYFANQGVSIKVISGDNPLTVAQVARRAGLLRWNSYIDCKILETDDAVVQAALKYSVFGRVSPNQKQLIIKTLKEKGHTVAMTGDGVNDILALREADCSIAMAKGSDAVRQVSQVVLLDSDFSGFTRVLMEGRRVINNISRAASLFLVKTLFSLMLAIILLVANQAYPFVPIQLTLVGALTTGIPSVYLALEPNRNRVSGNFLETVIRKALPGALAIVINVLVIMFVGDYLGLSYQEKSTLSVIAAGITGLAILFRVSRPLTNKRLLMFLAMTFLFLVAVFVFDPFFYLVSPGAFTLPMALITAINMILIYPVMHTSIWLIDRTEAIFLKRQKQKKKDIRE
- a CDS encoding GatB/YqeY domain-containing protein, with translation MALKDQLQADLKTAMKEKDKVRKSTVTMIRAAILQVEKDQKTELTEEQVIEIIAKQLKQRRDGLAEFEKAQRDDLIQQAQAEIAIIESYLPTQLTLDEIKVIVDETIQETGARDIKDMGKVMGALMPKVKGRADGKLVNQAVKEKLA
- the rpsU gene encoding 30S ribosomal protein S21; translated protein: MSEVRIKENETLESALRRFKRKTAMAGVMSEIRKREHYEKPSVKRKRKSEAARKRKMKKR
- a CDS encoding histidine triad nucleotide-binding protein; its protein translation is MSQDCIFCKIVKDELPSEKVYEDDLVLAFNDIAPQAPVHVVIIPKTHYESILSVSAGDEIIGHIHSVANRIALKLGIAETGFRLVNNCGQDGNQTVPHLHYHLLGGRPMLWPPG